In Streptomyces sp. NBC_00414, a single window of DNA contains:
- a CDS encoding TetR/AcrR family transcriptional regulator, producing MAEAATVKGRATRARIVEGAAEVLREHGVAFTTLDDIRSRTGTSKSQLFHYFPAGKDELLLAVARFEADRVLADQQPHLGRLDSWESWQQWRNVVVERYERQGDHCPLASLFLQVGRDRPGARAIVAELMRQWQRQLVRGMRALQANGLVAPALDVDRAGAALLAGIQGGVAIMMSTGDSTHLKAALDTGIEHLRTAA from the coding sequence ATGGCGGAAGCTGCGACCGTGAAGGGCCGTGCCACGCGGGCCCGTATCGTCGAAGGGGCGGCCGAGGTGCTGCGCGAGCACGGCGTCGCCTTCACCACGCTCGACGACATCCGAAGCCGCACCGGTACGAGCAAGAGCCAGCTCTTCCACTACTTCCCCGCCGGCAAGGACGAACTGCTGCTGGCGGTCGCCCGGTTCGAAGCGGACCGCGTGCTGGCGGACCAGCAGCCGCACCTGGGACGGCTGGACTCGTGGGAGTCCTGGCAGCAGTGGCGGAACGTGGTGGTGGAGCGTTACGAACGACAGGGCGACCACTGCCCGTTGGCGTCACTGTTCCTTCAGGTGGGCCGGGACCGCCCGGGCGCGCGGGCGATCGTGGCGGAGCTGATGCGCCAGTGGCAGCGGCAACTGGTCCGCGGCATGCGCGCCCTCCAGGCGAACGGTCTGGTCGCACCGGCCCTCGACGTGGACAGGGCGGGCGCCGCGCTGCTGGCGGGCATCCAGGGCGGCGTGGCCATCATGATGTCCACGGGCGACTCGACCCACCTGAAGGCGGCGCTCGACACCGGCATCGAGCACCTGCGGACGGCCGCCTGA
- a CDS encoding SDR family NAD(P)-dependent oxidoreductase, with translation MSERLRNKTALVTGSTSNIGQAIVETLAAEGAHVIVSGRNRERGARVVDGIRAAGGRADFLAADLDGSAEASQDLAGRALETLGGRIDILVNNAGIYPSSGTTDTDEKTFDQVYGVNVKAPFFLTAAVVPAMADAGGGVIVNLGSWIARLGVPRGALYSSTKGAMETLTRAWAAEFAPLGVRVNAVSPGVILPPTPEGGEPNPGEIMMKGTPAGGVGTPDAIAHAVLWLAGDEAAFVHGTVVDVDGGRTAVAVVAA, from the coding sequence ATGAGCGAACGGCTGCGTAACAAGACAGCGCTGGTCACGGGCTCGACCAGCAACATCGGGCAGGCGATCGTCGAGACGCTCGCCGCCGAGGGGGCCCACGTCATCGTGTCCGGCCGCAACCGGGAACGGGGAGCGCGGGTCGTCGACGGGATCCGTGCGGCAGGCGGCCGGGCCGACTTCCTGGCGGCTGACCTCGACGGCAGCGCGGAGGCTTCCCAGGACCTGGCCGGCCGGGCCCTGGAAACCCTGGGCGGGCGGATCGACATCCTGGTCAACAACGCCGGGATCTATCCGTCTTCCGGTACCACCGACACCGACGAGAAGACGTTCGACCAGGTCTACGGAGTGAACGTTAAGGCGCCGTTCTTCCTCACCGCCGCCGTCGTGCCGGCCATGGCGGATGCCGGCGGCGGGGTGATCGTCAACCTCGGCTCGTGGATCGCGCGGCTGGGCGTTCCCCGCGGAGCGCTCTACAGCTCCACCAAGGGGGCGATGGAGACGCTCACCCGGGCGTGGGCCGCGGAGTTCGCCCCGCTGGGCGTGCGGGTGAACGCCGTGTCGCCGGGTGTGATCCTGCCCCCGACACCGGAGGGCGGTGAGCCGAACCCGGGCGAGATCATGATGAAGGGCACCCCGGCCGGCGGCGTCGGCACACCCGACGCCATCGCGCACGCCGTGCTCTGGCTGGCAGGCGACGAAGCGGCCTTCGTACACGGAACGGTGGTGGACGTCGACGGAGGCAGAACGGCCGTCGCCGTCGTCGCCGCATAG
- a CDS encoding sugar phosphate isomerase/epimerase family protein yields the protein MTSLPPQSSPQTSPASPLSRIRIGSAPDSWGVWFPDDPQQVPWQRFLDEVADSGYEWIELGPYGYLPSDPAVLADETARRNLQVSAGTVFTGLHRGPDVWDATWAHVSDIAALTQAMGAEHLVVIPSFWRDDKTGEVLEPDTLTAEQWRQLTSQTERLGREVRERYGLKIVVHPHADTHIDSEENVARFLDGTDSSLVSLCLDTGHYAYCGGDSVKLIETYGERIGYLHLKQVDPEILADVRANGVPFGPAVARGVMCEPPAGVPALEPVLAAAQKLDVELFAIVEQDMYPCPPDKPLPIAQRTRQFLRSCGA from the coding sequence ATGACGTCGTTGCCGCCTCAGTCATCGCCCCAGACATCACCCGCTTCCCCGCTGTCGCGCATCCGGATCGGTTCGGCGCCCGACTCCTGGGGTGTGTGGTTCCCCGACGATCCCCAGCAGGTCCCCTGGCAGCGCTTCCTCGACGAGGTCGCCGACTCCGGGTACGAGTGGATCGAGCTGGGCCCGTACGGCTACCTGCCGAGCGACCCGGCCGTCCTCGCGGACGAGACCGCGCGCCGGAACCTGCAGGTCTCGGCCGGCACGGTCTTCACCGGCCTGCACCGCGGGCCGGACGTGTGGGACGCCACCTGGGCCCATGTCTCGGACATCGCCGCGCTCACCCAGGCGATGGGTGCCGAGCACCTCGTCGTCATTCCGTCGTTCTGGCGCGACGACAAGACGGGCGAGGTGCTGGAGCCCGACACGCTCACCGCCGAGCAGTGGCGGCAGCTGACGAGTCAGACCGAGCGGCTCGGGCGCGAGGTGCGCGAGCGGTACGGGCTGAAAATCGTCGTCCATCCGCACGCGGACACGCACATCGACAGCGAGGAGAACGTGGCGCGGTTCCTCGACGGCACGGACTCGTCGCTCGTGTCGCTGTGCCTGGACACCGGGCACTACGCCTACTGCGGCGGGGACAGCGTCAAGCTCATCGAGACGTACGGGGAGCGGATCGGGTATCTGCACCTCAAGCAGGTGGATCCGGAGATCCTCGCCGACGTACGGGCGAACGGGGTGCCGTTCGGGCCGGCGGTGGCGCGGGGTGTGATGTGCGAGCCGCCCGCCGGGGTGCCCGCGCTGGAGCCCGTGCTCGCCGCCGCGCAGAAGCTGGACGTGGAGTTGTTCGCCATCGTCGAGCAGGACATGTATCCGTGTCCGCCGGACAAGCCGCTGCCTATCGCTCAGCGGACTCGTCAGTTTCTTCGCTCCTGCGGGGCGTAG